TCGCGCTGGGCCTGGACCTCACCGTCTTCGTCATGATCCGCACCAGTCACCATGCCAAGGCCTGGGCCGATGGATTCCGGCAGCACGTCGAACGTCTGCCGGAGGTCACGGAGTTCTATCGCATCGGCGGCGACTGGGACTACCTGATCAAGGTTGTCTGCCGCGGCATGGTTGGGTACGACCGGTTCTATCAGAAGCTGATCACGGATTTTGAGCTGTCCACCGTGACGGGCTTTTTCAGCATGGAAGCGATCATCGAGAACCGGCCGCCGGATCTGCGGATGCTGGAGGATTGATGGGATGCGCGGCGTATTGATGGCGATGCGTTTTCGACGCAAAATTTCGAGGACCTCGCTTTGAAATACACTGCATGACGATGCGCCCAGGAACTTTGCCGCGGCACATTGCTCGAACCCACCTCATTCCCTTATCGCGGAGACCCGTCCGGCCATGACCCTCTAAGCCCTCCCCCAGATCGCCGCTTGCGCTGCGCGCAACGCGTCTTATCGATTCCGGAGAGCTTCATATGGCCCAGTCTTCCCGCGCGCCCGCACCGGCGCATCCCCAGCCGCAAACCTCGGCGCCTTTCCTCAGCCTGCGTCACGTCAGCCATGCGTTGCCGGATGGGCGCACCCTGCTCAACGACGTCAGCCACGACTTCGCCCGCAGCACCCGCAATGGCCTCATCGGCCGCAACGGTGCCGGCAAGTCCATCCTGCTGCGCCTGGCGTACGGTGACCTGACCACGCAAGCCGGCCGCATCGTCCGCCACGGCCGCATCGCCTACGTGCCGCAGGAACAACCGCAAAGCGCCGGGGCCACGTTGGCCGACATCGCCGGCATTGCGCCGATTTTGCGGGCCTTGTGCAACGTCGAAGCCGGCAGCACTCGCCAATCAGACTTCGATCTCGCCGACGGCCATTGGCGCATTCGCGACGATTGGACTCGCATGCTCGCCGACGCCGGCTTGCCCGCGTGGCAGCCCGAACATCCAGCCTCAATAGCCAGCGGCGGCGAACTCACGCGTGTTGCACTCGCCGGCGCGCTGATGCAGAACCCCGACGCCCTGCTGCTGGACGAACCCAGCAATCATTTGGACGCAGGCGCCCGCCGCTGGCTCATGAATCATATTGCCGCCTGGCGCGGCGGCTTGATCGTTGTCAGCCATGACAGAACGCTGCTCGACGCCATGTCCTGCATCGTCGAACTGGATCGCGGCACGCTCACTGCCCATGCTGGCAACTACACCGCCCACCGCGCCAATCGGGACCGTTTGAACACCGCGCACGAAGTGTCCCTGGCACACGCTCGCACTGAACGCACCGCCACCCTGCGCGCGCTTCGCCAACAGCACGACGCGCTGCAACAGCGCAACGCCCGCCAAGGCCGCAAGGCGCGGGATGCGAACCAGGCAGCCATCCTGCTGGGCATGAAGAAGGCGAATGCCGAAGCCCATGCGGGCCGGGAGAACGTGCGGCGGCAGGATACCGTCGCCGCGTTGGACGACGCTGTAAGGCAGGCCGCTGCACAGGTCAATCAATCGTTCGACATCGCGCTGGCCCTGCCTGAAACTGCGGTGCCGCAGGGTCGCCGCGTTCTGCATCTGGAAAATGCCAAACCGCCCTTTCCAGCGAACAGGTGTGCGCTGACGCTGACACTATCTGGCCCGTTCCGCTTGGCCATTCGCGGGCCGAACGGCTGCGGCAAGAGTACGTTGCTGTCGATGCTGGCGGGGGAGTTGGCTCCGCATGAAGGCGTATGCGACGTCCGCGTGCCGACCGCCATGCTGGATCAGCGAGCGTGCGCCATCCCTGAAGACACATCCCTGCTGGAGACGCTGCATGCGCTGGGCGCGGCACTGCCGGACGGCGAACTGCGCAGCCGGTTGGCGTTGCTGGGGTTGGGCCCTGAACTGGTCAATTCGCCCGCCGGGAATTTGAGTGGCGGCGAACGGCTGAAGGCTGCGCTGGCATGCGCATTGTGGCGGCGGTCGCCTGCCCAGTTGTTGCTGCTTGATGAGCCGACGAATCACCTGGATATCGATTCGGTGGAGGCGCTAGAGGAAGCGCTGCGAGGGTATGCCGGGGCGCTGGTGGTTGCGTCGCATGATGAAGCATTGTTAAAGGCGATAGCGCCCACGCATGAATTGGTTTGGCAGCCAGCGGGGTGGCGGCTCAACGAGGCGCCGGACGCGGCGACGTGACGCAGATGCCGTGATAAGAGGGTTCTCGCCTAAGAAATCATAAGAAACCGCCCTGCCGGGCCGGGTTATCCCGAATGCCGTCATATCTACAAATCGTCAATAATTCGCCAACGTTTTGTCGCCGATCCGTCCCCTTGCCTGACTCACCCATGCCTGTATCCGTCCGGGACGCCATCGTTTCGTCTTCCCACCTCGCCTCGTCTGCCCCTGAGCTGTCCGAGGTCGAGTTCGGCCTGATCATCGCGTCGCATGCGTTCAATCGCTGGATGGTGCGTTGCATGGCCTG
The DNA window shown above is from Achromobacter spanius and carries:
- a CDS encoding Lrp/AsnC family transcriptional regulator, which produces MEKIDKLDLSIISCLQKDGALSQRELADRVGLSQNACWRRLQRLNACGIIRGTRAEVSLVALGLDLTVFVMIRTSHHAKAWADGFRQHVERLPEVTEFYRIGGDWDYLIKVVCRGMVGYDRFYQKLITDFELSTVTGFFSMEAIIENRPPDLRMLED
- a CDS encoding ABC-F family ATP-binding cassette domain-containing protein — encoded protein: MAQSSRAPAPAHPQPQTSAPFLSLRHVSHALPDGRTLLNDVSHDFARSTRNGLIGRNGAGKSILLRLAYGDLTTQAGRIVRHGRIAYVPQEQPQSAGATLADIAGIAPILRALCNVEAGSTRQSDFDLADGHWRIRDDWTRMLADAGLPAWQPEHPASIASGGELTRVALAGALMQNPDALLLDEPSNHLDAGARRWLMNHIAAWRGGLIVVSHDRTLLDAMSCIVELDRGTLTAHAGNYTAHRANRDRLNTAHEVSLAHARTERTATLRALRQQHDALQQRNARQGRKARDANQAAILLGMKKANAEAHAGRENVRRQDTVAALDDAVRQAAAQVNQSFDIALALPETAVPQGRRVLHLENAKPPFPANRCALTLTLSGPFRLAIRGPNGCGKSTLLSMLAGELAPHEGVCDVRVPTAMLDQRACAIPEDTSLLETLHALGAALPDGELRSRLALLGLGPELVNSPAGNLSGGERLKAALACALWRRSPAQLLLLDEPTNHLDIDSVEALEEALRGYAGALVVASHDEALLKAIAPTHELVWQPAGWRLNEAPDAAT